In Pan troglodytes isolate AG18354 chromosome 5, NHGRI_mPanTro3-v2.0_pri, whole genome shotgun sequence, the sequence TGTGTGGAAAAGGCTAAAATATAACAGAATTTTATTATCTGTATCAAatatagtaaaattattttttaggttCTTATATAATGATTAATTGCTTGGTGATATTACTACTGAAGAGAGTCAAATTATGCATAAATTAACTTTATAGATCAGATAACATAATCAGTGGCTTAAGAAGCTATggtaggctgggtgtgatggctcatgcctgtaatcccagcactttgggaggccaagacgggtggatcatttgaggtcaggaggtcaagaccagcctggtcaatatgatgaaacccatctctactaaaaatacaaaaattatctgggtgtgtctccttgaacccaggaggtggaggttgcagtgagccaagataacaccactgcatccagcctgggcaacagagtgagagtctatctcaaaaaataataataataaaagaaactatGGTAGGCATTGTCTGTTCCCCATAATAATGGGATTCTCTCTGTGGtatcttttactctttttcttttaaaaaagaaatctctgaagTCAATGAATTGAACATAATAAGTTTTAgggaatgaatttaaaaaatctaattaaaactaagaaaaaatacgATTTAATATAGATCTTAGGTAATTACAACAATAAAGTTATTCAACATAATTGGAAATGAATTATTAAGATCTCTCAGGGTATCCTCTTTGGTATTATAgtaggcaaaaaataaataaataaaaattccacgGTCTCAGAAAGATATCAACACAATAGTAGGGTGACTTACCTTTTAACTGCTGCCCATTACATTATAAAATGTTACATTACATTAtaaaattacattataaaatgtAGTGTCTGTGTTTCTGTACTTATCCTGGCCAAAAGCCGAGAAACAATTATGTGTTTttagattaagaaaataatttgaggaCCTTCAGATGTCTGTTGGTAGCAAAGACTGGCATTAAAGACAGGAAGACTCATACATTAAGTAGATTTCccaaatttaaaaagtcatagctaaatttttttgaacattattaaaaatatttctgcaagTTCTCTATGATTGGATTTTTAGGCACAGGCTATGATTACCCTTATTTTTCgtttttgaaaatgttcatatGATGCTGTTGATCTAATtacaaggaaagagaaaggcaATCTTTCTGAAACCCAGACTGTTTTCTAGGCTGTTGTTAGCAACTGTCTGGTTCTTCAATAAGAAGCCCTGTTATTAATAATATAAGAAATACTGACATCTACATGACTTTTATATGGAACAAACATGTAAGTCACTGTAATATTATGTATGGCTAAAATGCAATTGTTATATACCATTAAAGAATGTGGATATGGTCCACATCAGGCTAAATATACACAAAGAAAACTAACagattatcacttttttttttttgttttttgagacagggtctcactctgtcacccaggctggactgcagtggcaggagtttggctcactgcatccttgacctcctgggctcatgcaatcttcctacctcagcctcccaaggtgggactacaagcacacactaTCATGTctgctagtttttctatttttttttgtagagatggtgctttgctatgttgcccaggctggtctagaactctcagccttaagtaatcctccctcctcagcctcccaaagtgttgggattacaggagtgagccctgCACTTGGCCACTTGTAATATTCTTGGAACAGTCACACTAAATCCTCACCATCACATTTAATGACTCGAGAaaaaagatatttccactttcttGGAGTACAGAATTACTAGCTCAACCAAAAATCAATGAAGCCCCCCAAAATAATAAATCCTAATGTTAAGACTTTGAAATTCTGGTGGAGCTGGTGGCTAAAAACAGTAATGTTTTACTTTAATTAATGTCAGTGAAAACTCACCTCTCCACTGTCActtttgactggtgtgaggtaACCACATGTGGGCTGCCAACTGGCTTTCCATTTCCCGGAGCGTTTGTTgtacatggaagtgcagataccTCTGGGCATAGTAAAGGAGACAGAACACAGGGTTACTAATATTCTTTTCTTAGACCTAACCTCCAAGAGCCAGAATGCCTTGATTTATGTGCTGGTTCTGCTACTTAAGTGATGTGAGACCTTGGGCACATCACCtaaactctctgtgccttagtttcctcattagtaatagtacctacttcatagattgttagaattaaatgtattcatattaatacatgtaaaggacttagaacagtgtctggcacgtTGGAAGGgctaagtattattatttttccttgcaCTAAAGTTACAGAAAGTATATAATATTGAAACCAAAGCAACTGATAAAGACAGCAGTAAGCTGACTTGATCAAGCTGACACTGAATATCTTTACAAAGGATTCAGAGCAAATCACCATGGAACACcataagtattaaaaatatttttgaaaactcaGTTTAGTCCTATGCACACTTAGAACGATGAGGATTTCACGAATGGAAAGCGGTGTACTGTACCTAACCATTCCACCTCATTATTCAAAGCTCAATGTTGCAGCCCACTTTAAGCTGACAATATTGATGACTGCCTCTAAAATACAGGACAGGGTTACTTATAAACCTTTACACAGGCTGGAGTTTCACATATATCTGTGGTAGATTATGGTTTCAGCTTGATGTGAGAGAATAACTGAAATAATTCCTACCCCTCACCCCCTtgccccctgcttttttttgagacagggtctcattctgtcacccaggctgcagtgcagtggtgtgatcacggctcactacagcctcgacctcctgggcttaggcaatcctcctgcttcagcctctcaagtagctggaaccacaagtacatgccaacatgcccagctaattaaaaaaaaaaattatttgtagagacagggtcttgctatgttgcccagtcttgaactcctgagctcaagtgatcctcctgcctcagcctcccaaagtgttgggattataggcatgagctacctcacCTGGTCTGAAATAATTCCAAGACAATGTTATTTTACAACCTGGCACAAATTCAATAAAGCTGCCAGAGGTACAAGAGATCTGATAACTAAGGCAGAAAGGTAAGTGATAATTTCAAATCTGCCCAAATTTGCAAAGCTGGTGACAGGCAGCCCCTGAGAAAACATCTGATAGGTCTGTAAACTCACCTGCCTGCTTACCCAACTTAGAATTCTCTTTGTAGCACTGGTAACACCAGTCAGCCCGCAATCAGATGTGGGACTGGGAGAAGGGGAATATTTGTTAGGCACAGCTAATCCTCAAGCCTCCTTTTAGCAGTTTTAACTCAAATCAAATTTACATGAGTGTTGATAAACACAGCTATGCCAATCAGCAAGTTTCACCTTCCCTCTTGCCTTTGTTCATTCTTGGATTGATTTATAAAGAATACTGAAAGAACATATAAGGAAAGGGCAGGAagggggaaaatgaaaacaaaccaacaagGAGACTGGACAGGCACAAACTACAGCATTAGCCCCTCAAATAATCTTGAGCTGGTGCAATTTACAGCCTAAATTGATCACTCTGACAACTCACTGGGTACTATGCCTACTTACAGCCTGTGTCTATTACAATATTCTTGAAGACAGTATGCTAAAAATGCAATGGGGTTATAATATACAACCATTAGGACTATTCtccaaacatacacatacatacattagGGCATCTTTAAAAGAGCATGAAAACTCCACTATAAAGGAATTATGACATGCAGAAACCAAAATAGCTTCTATGGAAATAAAACCAAGTCCCAAAATACCAATAATACTTTACATTTGAAGACCCTTAATGTTTATAGGCAATGTTCTGTCACATAAACCGTTGGATTTGATCTTTGAGCAAAAGGTATTCCAGCCTTTGCTTTTGTttgtaaacagaaaaagaaaactgcagtaCCTCTGgtcttttcttttcatattgaTATCACACATGAGGAAAGAGGAAGACAATGATGAGCTATCTACTAACCACCTGCATGTACAATCATGAAGACCACGAAGGATCACTGAAGGAGCAGAATCAGGAGCTGGGGAACCTGGGCCCCAGCTGCGTAAGCCTGGCCTGTCATTGGACCTGAGTGCCCCTGTGGGTAGAGGGACTTTGCCTATTTGTTCACACTGAATCCCAGCCCTATAACAcggcctggcacatagaagagCTTCAAAAATGCTTGTTGACTCAAAGACAAAGCAAACCACTTCACAAGGCAGCAGTAGGAATTATGTATGAAAGATGTACCTGATACAAAAAGGGCACTTAATATTAATTTAATCTGAGTACTAAGgttaatttcacttttattttaaatacatttgacTTATAATCTCCAAAAACAATCAATAATCTCTTTCCAAAGCCGATGGCACATAAGTAACTCTAATGAAATTTCAAGATCACTGTACAttatatgtatggaaatatcaCTCTTGACCCCAagaatatgtacaactattatttgtcaattaaaaaaataagaatttcaacaaatttttaactttattttgaagtcagatctaagataaataacatttaaatcatttttctgaGAACTTCTATAACACAAGTTGTCCAATGTGTAAATTTAAAGTCCTTTCTTAagaggaaatataaatatatactacttGAGCAGACAGTATGTGATAAATGAAATTTAGTTTTATAAACTCAAAGGAAATTCTTCTAaaagtatatgtatacacatatatgtataagtatatatacatatatgcataaatacGTATTACataagatgatttaaaatatcaaGCAACCCATTAGAGTATAAACAAACGTGAAAAGTAACTGGTAGAAACACTAGACAGTTTTACATAAGAGGAAGGAAGGACTCGATGACAGACCCCTAAGCTTCTGTGAGTCTGTAAGCACTGGATCTTTTTTCCCTCCATCAATTCCTGAATATCTTCACCCCTGGAGAgtcaatttaaacattttatatataaattggtTTGAGTTCATTGACAGAAATACCTGTTCCTCCAGTGAGAGCTCCCTTGGCTATATCACCGTTTCTCTGATCACTGGTTTTCTacgaagaagaaaaaaagaggacttttaaaaatcagagttacaagtgaaaatgaaaaagataaaagcatACAAAAGTAGTTAGAAAACGGCCATGTCAATACCTTATCTGTAGCTTCTGTTCTCCTGGTTCTTTTCATAATCTCCTCAAGTCGCTATAGGAAAGGAAGAATTGAGCAAGAAgatcagacacagaaaaaaagccAGCCTGGCACATTTAACTGATGAAATAAATAGATTATTTAAAATGGTCTgttattttggaaaaatacaatatgcactttttttttttttgagatggagtcttgccctgtcacgcaggctggagtgctgtgtggCAAGCtctcagttcactgtagcctctgcctcctgggcgcaagctgcctcagtctcccaggtagctgggattacaggcacccaccaccacgcccagctaatttttacatttttagtaaagacaaggtttcaccatgttggccaggctggtctcgaactcctgacttcggtgatccacctgccgtggcctcccaaagtgctgggattacaggcatgagccacccggcCCAGCCGTGCTACTTTGTCTTAATTGGAGTTATTCAAGAAAGTTGGAACTGCCTTAAGCTACATGAAGTGGAAGTAAGTGTTTTTTGGTGAGGGCTAAAACACCGAGAGAGATTTCTTTGCAGGACATTGTTATCACTGAGGGGGCTACTAGTTTATGTGGCAAGGGTAGAACACACGTTTTCTGATGGCCAGGGCTAGTCTCTGGGTCTTAGAGGTGCAAGTTCGCGTCCCGGGCCTCTGTACTAAGACGCAGCTACCTTCTTTCTCTCCAGGCGCTCCTGCTCTTCTCTCTGGAAATGCTTCTCTCGTTCCTGCCGGACCCTCTCTGCTTCTTCACGAACGCGAGCTTCTTCTTCTTTCTGAAAACAGAAGGTCGGCGTCTGCCTCTGACAAACAGGCGGGCTGCCCGGGTCTCCCAGGGGGTGCCCAGAGGTGGGGGCAAGGTGGCGGATGGAGAAGGTGTGGAAAGCGGGAGCACCAGCAGTGCAGTCCGCACCCTCCTCTGCTGGGCTGGGGCGTCTCCCTGCGGGACTGGGGCCGGGGCCAGGGTGGGGTGCGGCCGCACCTGCCTCTGGGCGCGCTCTGCCTCCTCCTGGTCGCGCAGCGCCCGCTCCTCCGCCTGCCGCTGCAGCTGCTCCTCCTTCTCCCGGGCCTGCTCGGCTTCCAGCCTGCGCGACTCCTCCTCACGGCGAGTCCTCTCTTCAGCCACCCGTTGAGCCAATTCCTCTCTCTTTTGTCTGGAAAAAGacagaacaaaaccaaaaccaaagacacctGAGGAGAAATCTTTGAAGAGAGGCCTGCGTCGGTGGTTCTGTAGGGCGGTTCCTTTAGGCGTCCAGTAGAAAAATCCCCACTGGATGCCTTCACCACTGCTAAGGGACAAAGCGCGAAGCCACCCTTAGTCTTCCTCGCGCCTTGCCAGCTGCATTGCCCTCCGTGCTAAATAGAAACAACGTGTAACCACCAATATCTTGGGGTGAGCTGGCTTTTTGGAAggaatttaactattttttaaaggctCTGACTTGTTTAATTCAAATAATGTCACTTCTTAGTAATGAATTTGAAGCACCCCAGCCAAAGGAAATCTTTGTAAATAAATAAGGGTCATAGTGTTCTGTCACAGGACAGGAGGAAGACAGCCATGTAAGCTCCCTGTTGGAGCCAAGGGCAGGGCATGGCCAAGATGGCGGTCCAGTGAGTGCATGAGATCCTTCCCCAGGGTACAGTTGTGTTCGTTTGAAGAACAATTATATTGACATTCGTCTTATTAGGCCCAGAAGATGACCAATTAAACAAACTGTTTCTGGAATACTGCCTGGCAGGCAATCATGGGGCATGTAAAGATCCCACCTGGCTACACTCCGAGAGGAGTTTTATCTGGAAAGGAGAAAACATGAACCCTTATTATGCAGCCTTAATGTGATAATTACAAAGATAAAACGGAAACCTGGAGATTGGAGATGTGTTAAGTAAAAAAGCAGACTGTACAATTGTACCTCTGCTGTGgttataattatgtaaatatgtatatgtatgtatatatacacacacactcccataCTGTTGAGAGACTAGAAAGGACCACCCAAAATGTACACTATTACTGAAAATTGGTAtgattatggatttttttttttctctaaagctTTCTCCATCAATGTTGTTGCACTgtcattaaaatatgaaaacgtggctgggcatggtggctcatgtctgtaatctcaacactttgggaggttcaggtgggaggatcccttgagcccaagagtttgagaccagcctgggcaatatagtgagaccccatttctatttaaaaaaaaagaagaagatgtgatttaaaaaacaaactgctTAGTAGTCATAGGAAAATCTGGTAACAGTAATCCTGAAAGAACTAATCCATTCACTTTCATCAGTATTATCACCTCCTCCCTCTCAGAGGGGTGATGAGTTAATCCAAGTATCACTGACACCATGGTGTGGAGCAATGTCTCCCATTTACCTTTCAAGCTCTTCctgctccctcctctccctttcttccttttctctctgctctCGGGCCAGCCGCCTCTTCTCAGCTAGAAGCCTTGTGGCCTCCTCTGGGTCGGTGGTGCCTGCAGAAGTCTTAACAGAAGCACTGGCATTCACAGTGGATGACGGGGCTGAGACCATGGCTGGGGTGGGGACcggggctggagctggggctgaggctggagctgggGCCGTGGCTGGAGCTGGGGCCGTGGCTGGAGCTGGGGCCGAGGCTGGAGCTGGGGCCGTGGCTGGAGCAGCTGCACAAATAGGTACAAGGAGAAAACCAGTTGGAAACAAAATccaaagaacaaaaccaaaactaGCATTCCCCACATCCAAGGCCTAGAATTTACCATTatgaaagaaaagggaatgtttattaCTGTGTGTTCTCACGGTTTCACTATGTTCTATCTGTAACCAAGCAACAGATAAAAAAATCAGTATGTGTAAGTAAGACATCCAACAAAGCTGACACTCTGTCACCAAgtcttatttttataccagttaAATCAGTTAACAACATATATTGAATGTGTACAAAGCCTCATGTTAGAGTCTGTGGGGAGTTATACACTGAGCAAAAAGAAGATGAGATCATCCATTTGTCTTTTATTGCATTTGAAAATTCCTACTCTTCGGTAACCATTCATTACTAGAGCAGCATCCTCAGCATCCATGCCACGAGTCCAGATTCAGCCTGGGAAGATGATACCCTATGAAGAGGACCCTTTTGTCTCCCCAGAGCTGTCTCTAGGTCTGAGATGGGAGGAGCTCGGGGCCTCTTTGGGAGCTGGCGTTCATTCTGCTTATATATCCCAGGCTGCCAAGATGCAAGATGGGAGCAGAAGTTCTCTGGCCTTACTCGGATTTAGGAAGATGACCTAGAGAGCTGGTGCCCCAGAAGCCCCACACTGATGCTCACAATTCTGCACCACGGTGAGCAAGGCACCAGCAAGTGCAAGCTCTGGCCCCTGGCTGCTCCAGCCCCTCCTTTTGAGAGTTACATTTCTACTTCTGCTTCCACAGACTTTTCTCGGCCATCATGATGCTCtagcccttctttccttcctttttccatgGAAACAAATACTGGACTCCTCCTTTTTCTAACATTTTCACCTGTTTTGAAtcatctcttctttctttgcCCCACCCTCTATCTTCAAATTAAGTCTTTTGAATGAAGACAATTCTCAACTAGAAATATTGAATTCGCAGCTCCAGGtggttttaaatttctaaatagcATCTGGCTAGCCTGGCAGAGGTGAGAACCAGTGGGCCTTCTGGAAAAAAATTCTGACTTCTATCAAGCACACAGGCTACACCAGGGGTCCTTAAACTCCAGTATGCACAGGAATAGCATTGCCAGATTTAACTGGCCACCCTGTGTTCTATCTGGCAACCATGTTTAGGAATCAACTGACAAGCTTAGTATCTTTCAGAGTCCTCATATCCACCACTACATATTCTGACTTAGTAAGTCTGAGGTAAAACCAAGGGTCTATATGTCAAAACATTATAGATGTggtggtttaaaaatatttccagtttTCCTCAGCTGCTGCCAAGCTGCACTCGGTCCCTCTGAGGAATGTAGGGCCACACTGAAGTGGGACCCTCACTTCATCTGGCAACTAGCACCTTGCCTGGCAGTGCCAGCCCCACACTTGCTCGCACTATGGCCTCTGTTTCTGAGCTCGCCTGCATTCTGCATAAGGCTCGGCCCTCATTCTGCATGAGGGTGAGGTGACCGTCAAGGAGGATAAGATCAATGCCCTCATTAAAGTAGCTGGTGTAAATGTTGAACCTTTTTGGACTGGCTTGTTTGCAAAAGCCTTGGCCAATGTTGACATGGGGAGCCTCATCTGCAATGGAGGAGCTCGTGGACCTGCACCAGCAGAAGGTTCTGCCCCCTCCACCAATGCTGTTCCAGCTGAGGAGAAGAAATAGAAGCAAAGAAAAGAGAGTCTGAGGAGTCCAAGGAGGATAtgggctttgttctttttgactaAACCTCTTTTGTAACAAGTTCAATAAAAACCtgaactcttaaaaaaaattctttgaaaactCTCTCTTCAAAAGGTGGAGACTATGTTTCTCCTTGAGTGTGAGTTCCacctagtgacttgcttctacttaatagaatgtggcagaaacATTGGTGTGCGACTTCTGAGACTGGGTCATAAAATACATTGTACAttcctcctcattctctcttccaGGTCACTCACTCTGGCAGAAGCCAGCAGAGCAAGCAGATAGATGAGGACATTCAGCAATAATATGGAGCGGTCCATGTGTGGAGAAGCTGAGGCCACTCGCCCCCGGCCTTGTATGTAAGCCACCTTTCAGCTCTGGTTGAGTCTTGAGATGACTGGAGCTCTAGTGGACAGCTTGACTGCAATCTCATGAGCGGTCCTGAGCAGGGACCACCCAGCTGTGCTGCTGCCAAATTCCTGACCCAAGAATCCATGTGatatgataaatgtttgttgttgttttatgctGCTAATtcattatgcagcaatagataatgaATACAACAGGTGATTTTGATGCAGGTGCTCTGAACACATTTTGTGAAATGGACTTAGCCAATAAAAGCACTGAGAACCTACACCTGAATTCACGTGTTTGTGGCTCTATCAATAGGCTTTTGGATGTATGATTTGAGATTTACATTTCTACTTCTGCTTCCACAGATTTTTTTCATGGCTATTATGATGTTCTATggccctcctttcctttctttctttttccatggAAGCAAACACTGGACTCCTCCTTTCTCTACCATTTTCACCTGTCTTGAATCATCTCCTCTTTCTTGCCCCACCCTCTATCTTCAAATTAAGTCTTAAGTAGAAAACTTTGGAATGAAGACAGTTTTCAACTAGAAATATTGAACTTCAAGCTCCAGGTGGTTTTACATTTCTAAGTAGCATCTGGTTACCCTGGCAGAGGTGAAAACCAGTGGGTCTTCTGGAAAAAATTCTGACTTCTATCAAGCACACAGGCTACGCCAGGGGTCCTTAAACTCCAGTATGCACAGGAATAGTGTTGCCAGGTAATTTTTTACTTAGCGTTGCTAagtaaaaaactatttttaagcaACGTGAAGTTAAAATATTATACTTAAGGAAAGGTATTAAACTTAACCTTAGAGTAAAATTTCCAAGTCcccaataaaagaagaaaaggaaaacaaaaaaagcttcaTCAAAACAGTGCGGGAGAAAGAGAGCACCCAGACCACAGGTGAGTTTGCTCTTACCAGGGCCAACTTCTGGTTCAGCAGGTGCCTGCTCTTCAACTGTGGCTTCTACCTTCACTAAAGGTGCTCTGCCCTTTAGTGAGGGCTCATTGGCAACTTTCTGAGGTTCCTTCTCAGGATCTTTCTTCTCAGGCTCCACTTTGACTTCCCTCTTGACAGGGCGGATGTTGCCGGGGGATGGGGGCCGGACCTGAGCAGGAGCAGCTTTGACTGAGCCGGGTGGCAAGGAGGATGTCGGTCTGGGTGTGCCAGGCAAATGAGGAAGAGACTTGGACGGAAGCCTGGGCCACAAACAAACAAGGCAGACAGAAGGGGACACATGAGAACAGGCTTGCCAGAACCTAGAACACAACTCGATGGAAGAGAATGCAGATATTTAGCTCcgtgtatttgttttttatgtggTAGATACAGGAATAGAGTTGCTTTAGGGAACCAttccaatttctcttttttctttcctttcggGAAGAATGCTATTCCCTAAGTCAAAGCCAAACAGCATGAGAAGAACAGTTCACTTTCAGAGGAGAGAGCTACTAATTCTCTAACATGAAACAACCCAGCCAGCCACTTATATTTCACTTACCAAAGTCGGGAGCGAGCTGGTGGTCTTGCTTTGGGATTAGATGGAGATACAGCCCTTCGGGTGCCAGATGTGAGGAAGagtacattttctctctctctttcttttttatagctcTAAGTTCAGAGAAACTCAATAGTTAGATTTTTCCATAAGCGAGGCAAACACATTCACAATACTCAACAGTGGAGCTAGAAACCATTGAATGACTTTTAAGAAATTTTCTTAGCTATGTCACATATACCCATTCCATCTCAACAAAAGGCCCTTGTTAGCTTAACACTGAACAGTATAACTGAATTAACACAATGTGACACTAATAAGGTGATTCCGGATGTGTTGGAGTCATATTTGTCAAAAagcatatgtgtgtacatacttTTAGAAAGCACCTATACTTTGTGTCTAAAATTAATTACCTGAAGCAAAACCTCCCAATCTGGTTTATCCCCCACAAATGTCAAgtgttactttcatttttttaaaaattttaattaaaacacatctttttctttttaattctttatcaTTTTCCCCCCAAACATACTATatctcagtctttaaaaaaattatatgcctGCTATATTAGACAtaaactcaatttttttcttttatattgatgTTGTATAATGGAATCAAGTCCTTCTTCACCTACTGTCCTcttgcagcaatagataactgatacaatAGGTGATTTTGAAGAAAAGTCAGGTTTAAAGTGAGGAAtttcagctatttattttttttgctctTCCTTACCAGGAATAAACTGAAATCTGAAGGTGGGCCAAAACATCACCCCTCCCTGATTGCCAACTAGGAATTCAGCTTGAGAGATGACACTTTCTTAAGTCAAAATGGGCAAAGGGAAGCCCAGAGAAGTGTTCCACTACTCTAAAGTCAATGaagaccaaaacaaacaaacaaaaattgtacaGAGCAAAACAGACCCATTCCAAGTATCTGAAACCTGACAATGCCCTCAGGTGGGAGGGGCACATGCTGGAGGCACCTATGTGAACACCTGTCAGGAGGGCAGACTGCAAGCGTACATGGGAAGGGGCAGAGTATTATCTAGCCCCAGGTCACATGAACTAGTACTGtaccttttcttctctccttttctgcctGGCTCAAGCATCgactcctcttttccttcctttcccttttgttCCCCTCAGTGTCCCTTTTAATTGCTTCCCTCCATTTTCCTTAGCAGCATCCTAGTTGATGGTCTGGGTTATCAGAGGAGCAAAAACATCTAAGTGTCAAATAATGCTCATTGTCTCCCTGGGATTTCtaaacagaaaaaatgaagaaagaggcagagaagagCTTCACAAGGTGTGTGCCAGCTCTGCATCATTTCCAGCTGCTCAACCACCATTTCTCCCATTTTAGGTCCCCAAAAGTAGGAGGTGGGGCCTCACAGAGCTGCTGTGGGCTTTGGGTATCAAAAGCTGCAGCCACCATATGGGGCACTCCTGGCTGGTGTACAGGGTGGCATGCCCAGGCCTTTTCCCAGGGGAGACTGGGGTTAAGTACCTCAAGtagcccttctttttttttctttttctcaaaaca encodes:
- the MAP7 gene encoding ensconsin isoform X7, with protein sequence MPGSATALRHERLKKTNARPIPLGLFTINEEDEQQKNGNSRRPKAPDSYKVQDKKNASSRPASAISGQNNNHSGNKPDPPPVLRVDDRQRLARERREEREKQLAAREIVWLEREERARQHYEKHLEERKKRLEEQRQKEERRRAAVEEKRRQRLEEDKERHEAVVRRTMERSQKPKQKHNRWSWGGSLHGSPSIHSAARRLQLSPWESSVVNRLLTPTHSFLARSKSTAALSGEAASCSPIIMPYKAAHSRNSMDRPKLFVTPPEGSSRRRTIHGTASYKKERERENVLFLTSGTRRAVSPSNPKARPPARSRLWLPSKSLPHLPGTPRPTSSLPPGSVKAAPAQVRPPSPGNIRPVKREVKVEPEKKDPEKEPQKVANEPSLKGRAPLVKVEATVEEQAPAEPEVGPAAPATAPAPASAPAPATAPAPATAPAPASAPAPAPVPTPAMVSAPSSTVNASASVKTSAGTTDPEEATRLLAEKRRLAREQREKEERERREQEELERQKREELAQRVAEERTRREEESRRLEAEQAREKEEQLQRQAEERALRDQEEAERAQRQKEEEARVREEAERVRQEREKHFQREEQERLERKKRLEEIMKRTRRTEATDKKTSDQRNGDIAKGALTGGTEVSALPCTTNAPGNGKPVGSPHVVTSHQSKVTVESTPDLEKQPNENGVSVQNENFEEIINLPIGSKPSRLDVTNSESPEIPLNPILAFDDEGTLGPLPQVDGVQTQQTAEVI
- the MAP7 gene encoding ensconsin isoform X9 — translated: MAELGAGGDGHRGGDGAVRSETAPDSYKVQDKKNASSRPASAISGQNNNHSGNKPDPPPVLRVDDRQRLARERREEREKQLAAREIVWLEREERARQHYEKHLEERKKRLEEQRQKEERRRAAVEEKRRQRLEEDKERHEAVVRRTMERSQKPKQKHNRWSWGGSLHGSPSIHSAARRLQLSPWESSVVNRLLTPTHSFLARSKSTAALSGEAASCSPIIMPYKAAHSRNSMDRPKLFVTPPEGSSRRRTIHGTASYKKERERENVLFLTSGTRRAVSPSNPKARPPARSRLWLPSKSLPHLPGTPRPTSSLPPGSVKAAPAQVRPPSPGNIRPVKREVKVEPEKKDPEKEPQKVANEPSLKGRAPLVKVEATVEEQAPAEPEVGPAAPATAPAPASAPAPATAPAPATAPAPASAPAPAPVPTPAMVSAPSSTVNASASVKTSAGTTDPEEATRLLAEKRRLAREQREKEERERREQEELERQKREELAQRVAEERTRREEESRRLEAEQAREKEEQLQRQAEERALRDQEEAERAQRQKEEEARVREEAERVRQEREKHFQREEQERLERKKRLEEIMKRTRRTEATDKKTSDQRNGDIAKGALTGGTEVSALPCTTNAPGNGKPVGSPHVVTSHQSKVTVESTPDLEKQPNENGVSVQNENFEEIINLPIGSKPSRLDVTNSESPEIPLNPILAFDDEGTLGPLPQVDGVQTQQTAEVI
- the MAP7 gene encoding ensconsin isoform X6, whose product is MPGSATALRHERLKKTNARPIPLGLFTINEEDEQQKNGNSRRPKAPDSYKVQDKKNASSRPASAISGQNNNHSGNKPDPPPVLRVDDRQRLARERREEREKQLAAREIVWLEREERARQHYEKHLEERKKRLEEQRQKEERRRAAVEEKRRQRLEEDKERHEAVVRRTMERSQKPKQKHNRWSWGGSLHGSPSIHSAARRLQLSPWESSVVNRLLTPTHSFLARSKSTAALSGEAVIPICPRSASCSPIIMPYKAAHSRNSMDRPKLFVTPPEGSSRRRTIHGTASYKKERERENVLFLTSGTRRAVSPSNPKARPPARSRLWLPSKSLPHLPGTPRPTSSLPPGSVKAAPAQVRPPSPGNIRPVKREVKVEPEKKDPEKEPQKVANEPSLKGRAPLVKVEATVEEQAPAEPEVGPAAPATAPAPASAPAPATAPAPATAPAPASAPAPAPVPTPAMVSAPSSTVNASASVKTSAGTTDPEEATRLLAEKRRLAREQREKEERERREQEELERQKREELAQRVAEERTRREEESRRLEAEQAREKEEQLQRQAEERALRDQEEAERAQRQKEEEARVREEAERVRQEREKHFQREEQERLERKKRLEEIMKRTRRTEATDKKTSDQRNGDIAKGALTGGTEVSALPCTTNAPGNGKPVGSPHVVTSHQSKVTVESTPDLEKQPNENGVSVQNENFEEIINLPIGSKPSRLDVTNSESPEIPLNPILAFDDEGTLGPLPQVDGVQTQQTAEVI